A genomic region of Candidatus Eremiobacteraceae bacterium contains the following coding sequences:
- a CDS encoding Maf family protein: protein MTERLRAVSLASSSPRRLALLRSVGLDVTLLRSEYEEVNELGPDDDPRALALRHADGKASAAQAGGPPVLVAADTIVVVDGILLGKPRDEPDARRMLALLAGREHDVHTAFVVLDRSNGSREQGVESACVRFAALDDERIARYVATGEPMDKAGAYGIQGKGALNVVSIKGDFYAVMGLPLARLDQAFAALGYELL, encoded by the coding sequence ATGACTGAGCGGCTCCGCGCGGTGAGCTTGGCATCGAGTTCGCCCCGAAGGCTAGCGTTGCTGCGCAGCGTCGGACTCGACGTCACCCTCTTGCGCAGCGAGTACGAAGAAGTCAACGAACTTGGTCCGGATGACGACCCTCGGGCGCTCGCGCTCCGTCACGCGGACGGCAAAGCGTCGGCGGCGCAAGCCGGCGGTCCGCCCGTTCTCGTAGCAGCCGACACGATCGTGGTCGTGGACGGTATATTGCTCGGCAAACCGCGCGACGAACCTGATGCGCGGCGCATGCTCGCGCTGCTCGCCGGCCGCGAACACGACGTCCACACCGCATTTGTCGTGCTCGACCGGTCGAACGGCTCGCGCGAACAAGGCGTCGAATCGGCGTGCGTACGCTTCGCCGCTCTCGACGATGAGCGGATCGCCCGCTACGTCGCCACCGGCGAGCCGATGGACAAAGCCGGCGCATACGGCATCCAAGGCAAAGGCGCGCTCAACGTCGTTTCCATCAAAGGCGATTTCTACGCCGTCATGGGCCTGCCGCTCGCCCGGCTCGACCAGGCTTTCGCAGCCCTTGGCTACGAATTGCTGTAG